The following DNA comes from Caviibacter abscessus.
TATATATGTTTGTTAAATCTATGTCTTTTGATTCAAAAAATTCATCTATAATTTCTTCATTTGTTTTGAAAAAATCTACAGCTTTTAAAAATACTGTAGCTGGTACTTTTTTTCTTCTGTCAATTTTTACATTTAAACCATCTTTTTTATCAACTTCAAATTCTAGCCAAGTCCCTTTATATGGTATTATTTTACCTACAAACATATCTTTTCCTGTTTGCATGTCAATCTCTTTATTAAAAGTAATACCTGGAGCTCTATGAAGTTGTGAAACAACAACTCTTTCCGCACCATTGATTACAAAGGTTGCCTTATCTGTCATTAATGGTATTTCACCAAAATGAACAAGTGATTCTTGTATTTCACCTGTTTTATTATTTGTAAGTCTTAATCTTACTTTTAATTGACCAGAATATGTTTTTTCTCTTCTCTTACATTCAAGTTCATCATTTAACGGAACTTCATTTTCATGTATTTCATAATTAACATATTCTAATTTTAGAGTTCCGTGACTTGATTCAATAGGAAATAATTCTTTAAAAATTGCTTCAAGACCCTTTTCCTCTCTTTGTAGAGGATCTACTTTTTCTTGTAAAAATTCTTCGTATGAATTTAATTGAAATTCAAGAAAATTAGGCATCTCTCCTCTATCTTTTATCTTACCAAAACTGTATCTTTCTATCAGTTTCTTCATTGATTTGTTTCCTCCCTGTAAAAGAACTTATAAAAATATTTTAAATTTATAAATTAACGGATTTTTTGATATTTATGAAAAGCGTAAAAGACACTCTACCAAAAATATTATGTAGAGTGTCCATATTTAATCTACTTTATTTAACTTCAACTGTTGCTCCAGCAGCTTCTAATTTAGCTTTAATTTCTTCAGCTTCTTCTTTAGAAACTCCTTCTTTAATTTTTGCTCCTGCTGTTTCTGCTAATTCTTTAGCTTCTTTTAATCCAAGACCTGTAATTCCTCTTACTTCTTTAATTACATTTATTTTACTTGCTCCAGCTGATGCTAAGATTACATCAAATGATGTTTTTTCTTCAACAGCTGCTGTTGCTCCACCTGCTGCTGCAACTGCTACTGGTTGAGCTGATACTCCAAATGTTTCTTCTATTGCTTCTACTACTTCTTTTAATTCTAATACTGACATTGCTTTTAAATCTTCTATAAATTGTTCTTTATTGAACGCCATTTTAATTTCCTCCTATTTTTTTCTTTAAGCTTCTTTTTGTTCAGCCACATTTGTTAATGCAACTGCTAACATACGTACAGGACTTAATAATCCAAATGCTATTTGTCCTAATAGTTCTTCTCTTGATGGAAGTTTTGCTAATGCTTCTATAATATCTTTTTCAACTACTGCACCATCAACATATCCACCTTTTATTTCAAGTTTGTTTATTTTTTTGCTATATTCATATATAGTTTTTGATGGAGAAACACCATCTTCATAACCGATTACAAATGATGTAGTTCCTTCTAATAGTGTACCAAATTCTGAAGTTATTCCTAATTCGTTAAGTGCTAATTTTACTAATCTATTTTTAGCTACGAAATATTCTACACCGTTAGTTCTTGCAAGTCTTCTAAGTTCAGTATCTTCATTAACTGTTATTCCTTTATAATCTACAAAAACTATTGCTTTCATGTTTTCTAATTTTGACTTAAGTTTTTTAACTTCTTCAACTTTGTATTGTGCTACCATACATGTTCACCTCCTTATTTACGAAAAAAAACCTCTAAGCCAGAGGTAAAATGTATATTATGTATAATCAACACTATATATCATCATTGTATACCTCGGTAGGATTTATGGTGACCTACTGTCTTTGGCTTTGTTTTTTAAATACAAGAGTTATTATACACGAAAAGTTATAAATGTCAAGTATTTTTTGTTTATTTACATAAACTTCTTAACAATATTATCAATACTTACTTCTTCAAATTTAATATTAGCTATTTTAAAATGTTTAAATAAATTTAGTATTAGTTCTTTTTCTATATCATTTTCTAAAACTATTTTTAATGTATTTTTTTCAAGAGTATACTCAGATATTTGACCTTTGGATAATAAACCTTCAGCAAATGTTACTACATTTTCGGTTTCTATCAACTCACATATACACAATTTTTCTTTACCATATATTTTTTTCAGTTCTACTAGACTATCCTGATATATTTTTTTACCATCATTTATTATAATAACTTTATTACAAAGATATTCAATGTCTCTCATATCATGAGTTGTCAATAATATGGTAACATTTTCATCTTCGTTAATTTTTTTTATGCCTTTAATATTTTTTCTTTAATAATAATATCTAAGCCTATTGTTGGTTCATCTAAAAATAAAATTTTAGGTTTATGAATAAGAGCTCCAGCTAAATCCGCTTTCATTCTTTGTCCTAAAGATAGTTGTCTAACTTGCTTATATCTTATTTCATCAATATTTAATATCTCATTTAAATAAGTATATCTATTTTTAAAATCTTCGTCGTTTAATGAATATATTTATTTTAAT
Coding sequences within:
- the rplJ gene encoding 50S ribosomal protein L10: MVAQYKVEEVKKLKSKLENMKAIVFVDYKGITVNEDTELRRLARTNGVEYFVAKNRLVKLALNELGITSEFGTLLEGTTSFVIGYEDGVSPSKTIYEYSKKINKLEIKGGYVDGAVVEKDIIEALAKLPSREELLGQIAFGLLSPVRMLAVALTNVAEQKEA
- the rplL gene encoding 50S ribosomal protein L7/L12, producing MAFNKEQFIEDLKAMSVLELKEVVEAIEETFGVSAQPVAVAAAGGATAAVEEKTSFDVILASAGASKINVIKEVRGITGLGLKEAKELAETAGAKIKEGVSKEEAEEIKAKLEAAGATVEVK